The Mus pahari chromosome 2, PAHARI_EIJ_v1.1, whole genome shotgun sequence genomic interval attaaaaaaaaaagcataaaataactgatatataatatacaaataaaacctcaaaacTGCTAAAAGGATCCCTTATCTTATAGAAAGTAATGGTTTTAAATCATGTATTAGATAAATAATGTAAGACTACCTCAGGAGTGAAACAGAGAGAGcacagaaggaagagcaaagaacAGAAGGGACTATGAAATGCAAAACAGCACAAGAGAAGTGGGAGGAATTTAACAGTTTCCATGCGCGAAAGCATGAGGGgtaaaacaggaaaagaatttgtatctgcttccccagagctctgtacagaacaaaaataaacaagaaaatcaCCCCATGGTCAGCAGCCTGCACCTGGAGCTGCCTCTGCCAGCCTGTTCAGAAACTATGATTACCATTCTATGGTGGGGGCTGACTAAAGGCTACCTAATGCCAGCCGGGAGGAATGGGTCTCCAGTTTCCAACATCCTGACATCAAGTTGAAGTCCTAGAGCTGGTGAGACGGCACAGCAAGTAAAAgtcacttgccaccaagactgtAGATCCTAGTTCTAGCCCCCGGATCCACAATGGTGGAAAAAATGACTCCTGTAAGTTTTCCTTACTTCCACAAGCATGCTAtagcacatacacaaaataaaataatcaaaaatgcaattaataataataataatagcagccccatctcaaaaaacaaacagaaagtaataataaaataaagtagtaggaaaaaatggaaaagctGGAGCTCTTGTGGTCAGATCTTCATTTCAGCTGGGGCTTGGATGGCCTGAGCCATAAATTGTCCAGCTGTAAGATCTATGCTTACCATGGTGCATAGAACTCCAGTAGCACTGTATCTTTGTCAGCCACAAAGTTATCAAAATTTCCATCATTTAAGACCCAAACACCATTTTCTTCCTTAACTTCCAAgtcatcttcctcttcatcttcttcctcctcctcttcctcctcagtggCATTTTCTGTTTCGGAAGCATCTGACCAGAAAAGACCCATGCTGGTTAAGAAACTCATGATTTTCTCCTTTACAACTATACCAGAGGCCCAAACTCTTAAAACAAGTCATGATGGCCGTATATCCTTACCCCACAGATCCCGTTCCACCTCTGTAAACTATACTTACATTCCAAGTAGGAACACTGATGTAGCATCGTGGTCATGCTATGGAGTCAAAGCCCATTGTCCTGCCGTTTTCTAGAACCTCAATAAACCTTTCCCAGTGACACTTTACCTGCCCGTTCCCTCCAAATGTGCAGATACCAAGATTTACTCTCTGGTACACACATAAATTCTACTTCTGAAAAAGCTGTGTCATTCCACTTCATATTAAAAATATCCCACAGGGCTGCTCCTTCAGGAGACAGCTGGAAGGGAAGCATGCTTTTCTTAGAAAGCCAGCCTTGAGTAATACTCTGAGAGGAAAAGACTATGAAACAATGACAATTTTATAGACTTAGGGAACCAATCTGCATCAAATAcacaaaaaattatattttgttggAATTAATTTCCCCCCAGAATGCAAGAGAGTGTTATTGTGTTAACTTTTAAGTTGTTCTTTCCAAACTGCATGAAACTCTGGGTCTCCCTGAGGAGTTTCTCCATGGACTGTCATGGCAGTAAGCAGATCTATGTGCAGCAAGCACACTATTCCTTTTACCTGGAGCCAGAGTGTGTCAAAGGGCCAATTGTTTTCTCAGGAGCTCAGTCAACAACACTGCCGGTTACTGTCTGGGACTGAGTGCACTCAAGGCCTGAAACCTGTTCCCAGGATCCTGGAACCTCTGAGACTTGTGGAATGTATGAAGTAACCCAATACGGGCTCTATAACTGTGGGTACATAAAGACCCGAGTTTCACCCACATGTCCCTCATACTACTCTTCTACAACGCTTAAGTTCTGGGGTTATCAGGTTAGCTTTGATCATTATTAACAGACTTGACCAATCTGCAAAATCATTACAAAAATCCTAGCTGTCTCATCTCTACTACTCATATCTTACTCACTTCCCCCACTCTCCGCAGCCTTTTCCTGCCTCACACATCCTTCCCTCAACTGAGGCCTACATTGTACTTTTGTTAGAGTAAGAGAAATAACTCTAATGTGCCCACTTTCAGAATAAAAACCAAGCTGGCTTGGGCTTCTCTTGCCCACTGCTACCTCCTTCTAGGCACCATCAAAACAGGTGTTAAGGACAGAGAGGAATTAAGGGGACAGGCTCTAAGGTATTCAGGAGGAGCAGAGTAGAGAAGATGTGGGTCCCTGATTGAATTTAACAGTTGACAGTACAAGGGTAGCTAATTACTGCATGGTTCCATGATGCATGTTTTTTGGACAACTCCCTAGGGAACAGAGGACAAGCTTCCTCAACAAGGTTTTGTTCACATCTTTCCAGAATGTTCAGGAACTGAGGAGACGGGGAggacatacataccacatacagaaTACAACAATCCTCTGCTCCGTGGCACTCAAAAAATGGTGCCTAGTCTACTGacatactttttttaaagaaccagaaTTAAGTCATAATACACAGTTTGTTGATATTGATTAAAGCCAAGCGGCTGCTGTTCCAGGAGGGCTGGTGATCCAAGCTTCGTCCCTTACACTCACTCTGGATCCATCGGACGGCATCCACTCTCAATCGTGACTGACAATCCACACCATATGTACTGGTATTCACAGCAACCAATTCTTTGGGACCCTCAGTATTTAACACTAAGTTCACCAAGCCCAAGGCTGCTGGAACTTCAAGAGCTTTGCCTACTACAACCTAACAGGAAGCACCTACTGGCCAATGCCGGGACTTCACGTATGTTACACAAGTAGGCCACTCATCACAGTGGCTTTTTAAGAGACAAACTGAATACTTCCCACTCCCTAAGTGATCCGCTGGATGCAAGGATGCATTGCAACTTCTGCCCGGTGGCCACCTACCTGTGCAtttaggaggctggagaggttaGGTAGGGTTTATGGTCATCCACATTCATCCTGGCTGCAGGCTATCTGTTCTAGTCAGGGACTAGAGAGAAAGCACtatgaaatgttatcccctcttcAAGCTAGGGAATATGGCTAGGAGAGGAAGGGAATCCTGATAGTCCACCCAGTTACAGGAAGACTTATCCACACAGTGAAAATAAcccagcctggtggtggtgggcacacctttaatcccagcactcaagaggcagaggctggagggtctctgagttcaagaccagcctggtctacagaatgagttccaagacagggctacacagagaaaccctacctcaaaacaaacaaacaaacaaaaacccaaacaaaccctaaacaaataaaaagaaaaaaaatcagaaaaaacaaccaaaaaacctgAAACCATGCATGCTTGGTTATCTCAGATcgcatttttaaaattctaatgtgagattttatttctgagtatttatttctgtttttaaatttttattttaaaaattatgtgtaagtatgtgcacatgagtgcaggttcCCAGAGGCTCtgtcctggagctagagttacaggtagttgtgagatATCTAATGTTGGTtgttaggaatcaaactcaggtcctctggaggaacataacatactcttaaccacggagccatttctCAAGCCCTCAGGACTGTTCTGCTGTGATAAAGATCAAACTTAGGGTCTTGCACACTTGAGGTAACTGCTCTACCACTGATTTACATCTCCATCcactagtttctttctttttttttttttttttttttaactctatctACGATCCCCTGATTAGACTTCACTTTTAAAGTCAAACATTCTAGCTTAGAAAAACATATCCAAAACTTCCGAGTAACTTCTGAAAGGGTGCGATCTCTTTTGGCATAAACCAAATGAAACATCTCACATCCTGTCTACAACCACTGAACAACCCTGATGATGACTGCATCCCTGACCGGGCCAGGCACTGGTACTTACTTTCTGCAAGGATGTCCCCACttcttcagcaaggccacacttcacCTTGCCGAGGAGCTAGTACTGGCTGGACAAATGATCATTAGGCCAAACTCAAACAGTAAatagtgaacaacaacaacaaaagaacgtTAACTAGTGCTCAATCACGACAGATGATACTTCGTATGGACCAAGCACAATGAGTGAAACTGCATTCTCCCCCGCTTTGCAGTGCAgtaccttgcacatgctaggtaaCTGATATAATACTGCCAGCCCTACCAAACCTGAGAACCTAGCCTGAGAGGGTTGTCTTTGGCCCAGACACCCCAGGGATTCCTGGGTTCACCAAGAGCAAACACTCCCCCAGAGACAGCACCAGTGACCCAAAAGATACACCACTGGCTAGTCTAAACAACCTTTGAAATCCACTCACCCAGGCCTCTCAAGAAGTCACACTTTTCACACTTCCTGGCATTTTAACCCctgcacagaggcaggcagagctcttgggctcaaggtcagcttggtctacatgatGAGCTccaagctacataatgagactcccatcttaaacaaacaaacaaacatcacccTAAAACAGACCACTGTCTCACAACTGAGTAGTTTTTAAACACGTTCTTAAAGTATACACCAAactacagtggttctcaaacttttcatgtgccgcccccccccccagtctatTCTGCCTTGAAAAGTAAAAAATTTGCTTAAAATGAAGACTCTGCCCTCTTTCTGTTTCAATGTACTTTGGGTCTCTATAAGAAATGAGCCCTCAGTCAGTTTGGACAAAAGTGCCAAGATATCCTCGTAGGTAGGACAGATAGTTGGCCTCTTTCAGCAGTCTCTTCATTTCTACTCTTTCCTACCTGGGCAAAGACTCATAAATCAATGATCCACAGGAATCTTACTCAACCTAGGAGTATAAAGTTCACATTCCCCCTACACACTAAACTTTAAAAATGGGGCTTGTTTATATTAGACTAAAGCTAGTAGGCAACAAGTTAGTGGTTAGAAGGGTTAAGGAAAGGTGTCGATCAGACCCGTTCTCTAGGAACAACGTTAACTAGTACTTCCCAATTTCAAAGTTCTTATGTTTTCGGTAGAGGATTTCGAAGAAAGGGTGCGGGCGTAATGTCTAGGAGTTACACGTACTGTTCCTACTAGAATACATTCATCACCAGCCTCGAATCTCAAAGCACAGTGCAGCGACTGGCAAAAAAAGGGGCGCTGAATAAAATGCTTGTATAAGTAATGGCAGCTCCAGTTTCCATAAAAGACGAAAACAAAGCCTGAGTTATATCTACTTCTTGACATAGATGCCCAGTGTCTGCGACTGCCTCTTCCAGGTCCTACTAGCGGCCATCCCGCCTCCGTCTCGTTTCTAAAACCGGTTTTGGAAACGAGAACATTTTACTCACCAAAGGGGCAAATCTCAGTAGTGAGGGTAAAGAGACGAGTTGCTAGCCAGGCACTCGGCACGTCCCTCCGTGTCCTAGTCTCCAGTAGGAACTAATGAGGCCCACACCCCTAGATTCGGCACTACATTGAAACTCCATTAAGTTCGCTGCTCCCGGGTCACTAATTCCGCAGGGGTGTGAGCGAAGCACCCTGTCAGGCCCCAGCAAGGTTTGCAGCCCACGCGAGCTGCTCCCACCTAGCTCCGGCCCGCCCTCCCGCTCACCTTCGTGCGCATCTCCGGCGCTCGCAGCGGCCAGGAGCTGTGTCAGCGCCAAGAGCAGGACCAACAGCCAAGCTTTCCGGAGCTTCATGACTGGGTGCAGAGCTGGGCCTGAAGACACCGGCCACCGCGGAGCACTCCTCGACCTCCCGAGCGACGCCGGAGCGCACCAAAGCCTCCAGGAAGTTCAGGCCGGTGATTGGTTAGAGGCAAGGAAGCCGCGGCCCGTCCAATCCCCGCACGAATCAGGGCGAGAGCCGTGGCGCCCCGCCCACACCGACCCCGCCCCGCTGCCTGAGCCCTCCGCGCGGGCGCGCCCCTCTGCTTGGCGTTTAAAACTCCGAGCCCTAGCGTGAGGTGCCCCCTTCTGATTGGCTGCGCCGCGACCACCAATCACGGGCTGCCACTCGGTTTGCTTGGAGCGCCCAGGTCCGGAAAGAGTGAGGGGGAGAACAAAGGCAACCAGCCCTGCACAGGGAGGCGGGGCTTGAGCACTCGGAGGGGAGGGATTGGTTGGGAGGCCTGCTCCCTTTGGCCAAGCTTGGCAGGAAGAACACGTGTAAGAAACTCGGGGAAATGGTGAGGTGCAGGTGTAGGCTCATCCGTCTGGGTCTGTCCTTGTGCCGGAAACTAAAGTGGACAGAACTTTTGGGAAAAAGTGAGatcagagatcctgcctctgtccctATGGTCTTTGGCGTCATGTTTTTTCTGTTGAGCATATAGAagtttgagtttctttcctggATATTAGGTTGGGAGAGGTATATGAAACAGATTAGTTGATTCAGAGCTGGGTGTGCTGACTCCACTTCTGTGGAGACAGAGACCCATGACTTTTAGTGATATCCTgtcgcaaaaaaaaaaagaaaagaaaaattagaactTGAACTCCATGACTAAGTCTATAACTAAGTTAGATTCTTGTCTGAACATTGCCTTATATTATGATTTTCTGGGggaaaagagagatagagagagagagagagagagagagagaaccaatcTAGCGGTTTACATCTAGAAATAACCGTGAGtgttttggagaagaaactaggtTTTCATTCCAGAAAAGAAAGCTGTACTGGCATTAGGTTTAGCACCTGTGGATTAACATCTGATAAGACATAGAAGACAAATgaggctaaataaataaatcttagagagTCCTGCAGTATTTTCTGATATATACAGGAGGAGAAACTGAGCTATATTTATGACTACTCCCCTGGGTTGTCATTTTCGCACCATTAGGCTAGCTTCCTAGGCCAATttgaatgtgtgttttcttttactcCTGAAGATCTCTCTCTAGAGAAGTAGTCCGTTGGGAGAGAGTCCCTACCATTTACTAGTAGTCTATCTACTAGTGTATCTGTGACAATTCCCACATGCATGTCCACAGTCAGAAGTTCagattatatattttgaaaactaattAAGACCAGACAGGTGCATGACCTACATGCTCTGGACTCATGAGGTTTATGATTGATCTTATCTAGGTTAAACCACAAGAGATGACTGCAGTTTCTTGTATTTTCTGTAGAACTCAGTGATGGTTCTACCTTTTTTATTATTCTGATATAATTCTTTTCTGTAGTCTCAACTACTTTGGAGGCTAACGCAGATCAATTTAGCCCAGAAATTCAAAGCCAAACTGAACAGAGAGTaatgccttgtctcaaaacaaacaaaacacacaaaccttTGATCTCTCatccaacacaaaacaaaaatatctccattttttttaacttttattattttatgtgtaagagtgttttacctgaaaacatgcatgtgttccatgtgtatatacatgcatgatgTATTCAGAGGTTAGAAGAAGGCATGTATATTTTCCAGATTTTCTGGAGCTAAAATGTGGGTGCTCTATCCTCTCacgtgtgtttgtttttttgtttgttttttgtggggttttgtgtttgtttctgctttttggtttttttgttttgtttttgagacagggtttaaaactccttggctgtcttggaactcactttgtagaccaggaccaggctggcctggaactcagaaatccacctgcctctagcCTCCCGAgtgtaggattaaaggcatgcgccaccacgcccggctagctttttagttttgttgttgttgtttttgtttggttggttttgatttttgagacagggtttctctgtgtagcactggctgtcctgaaactcactctgtacaccagtcCGGCCTGGAACTTAgggatctacctgcttctgcctccaagtgctgagattaaaggtatgtgtcacctgACCCAGCTTTAgccccacatttttatttttatcttattttacgtGCATAggagttttgcttgcatgtatgtctatgcactacGTACATGCCCATTGCATGAGGACTCCAGAAAGGGTTAGAACTCCCATAaccggagttacaggtggctgtgtcCCATTATGTGGGTGCAGCAAGTCAAACTgaggtcttctggaagaatagctGACCGGCCTCTCTTAACTCTccacttgtatttttaaagtatgtgttatgtgggtgttgggtgtgtgcatgtgagtgcggGTGCCTGCAAAGGTCAGAAGGGGACACTGGGTCCCCTAGAGCTGCAGTTATAGGTCTCATGAACCATCTGACATGGCTGTTATAAAcggaattcaggtcctctgcaagagcagtaaatggtcttaaccactgagccatctccccaggttttggttgtttgggttttggtattttgtttgtttatgtttgtttgtttttagacaagtTCTCACAAgataactctggctggccttgaactcctagaaaCCAGCAAGCTTCTGCCCTCAGAGAATTGGGATTAAAGGATGGGCCACTAGGCCcaccccactttttttttcccccaatcttaCACTTGTAACAACATGTCATGGAAGTTAGCCCTTCTTGGCCTTTTAGAATTGTAATTGCAGACTGAAATTCGCTCTGGACACACCTTCGGAACTAGCTGCTTAGAAGCTGTGTGTGCCTGCTTACTGTGTTCTTTCCTCATACTCAGAGTCTGTGTTCATGGTTTAGAATAGAGTATTTCAGTAGATGCCACTGTAACTGCAGTTCCCTGTAGCTAAATACTGACTGTCTTTGATGTTGTAGGGCAAGATTCCCATTTAGGTTTGCCCAGCTACTGTAACACGGGGCTGGCAACCTGATTGTCTTTGCAGAGGATTGCTCTTGATAAGCTGTTTCTAagttcatagaaataaaaagttgGCTCAGTAATTTCCTTTTTATGCCAAAGGTACTGGCCTCTAATGTTTTTACTCTCACCAGATGAATCAATccctaagttttgttttgttcttaacaGTGCTaaggacagggctggtgagatggctcagtgggtaagagcactgctcttccgaaggtccggagttcaaatcccagcaaccacatggtggctcacaaccatccataaggaaatctgatgccctcttctggagtgtctgaagacagctacagtgtacttacatataataaataaatattaaaaagaaatagaggacCAACACtggttgtcctctaacctctacgCAAGTGCCATGGCACATGCACTGCCCCCCTTACACAAAGACATATggaaaaattagtaaatattaaaCCAATAAaggaggctggagatgtggctcatcagtcaagaatacttgctgctcttgtagaagacctgggtttgagtcctaggacccacatgacagcttacaacagTCCATAACTGCAGATCCAGAGCACAGGACACACACTCCTCTATTGGCTTCTATGGGCACTTAATTGCTAAAGACACTATCGTGCAGTCCGATTCCAGAGCAGACgtaaactttctttttaatataaaaatgttagagtttatttatatttcaatgtttCATTTCTACGAATTCCAATAGCGTTTACTTTTTAATAGCAATACCAAATACTTAGAATACTCTGGCATTTAATAACAAAGAAACTTAAGGAGTATAATCTTCTTAAAAGGTTGGGATTTGGCTCTGTCAAGTGGAGTTAGGTTTGGTTTGAGGAATTTACTATCCACAGAACATGACATGGTTTCTAGATTTCCAATTAAGTGAAGTGTAAGAATCCCTGCCCTGGAAGGAGACCTTCAGTGAGTTGTGTCCTGgccacgcctttagttccagtacttgggggacagaggcagtggatatctgtgagttaaGCCAGATCTCTATAGTTCTAGAACTATTTTTTTGCATATTGTGATACCTGCTTTATGCTctgtctattcttttgtttttttaaagatttatttctctattttatgtatatgagtatactgtagttgtacagatggttgtgagcaatcatgtggttgcagggaattgaactaaggagcttcagaagagcagtcagtgttcttttgtttttgaaaatgttagCATTTAATTAACCTCCTGTGGCTTCTAAGCCACCAGAACACAGGCACCTCCAACACCCTTAAtcttctcttcagctcttctGCTGAAGAATTTGGCCTTCACGATGACAGGTTGCTTAGGGAGCTTTCCCTTGCCCAGAACTTTGTAGTAGCCTGATCGAACAACATCAATGATGGAGCAACTCCAGTCTTGTTTTTTGCAGCATTGACCCGCGTCTGCTCGCTGACCAACGTCCACAGTTTATCCAGGCTGACAGTTGGGCAGAAGCTCTGGTTCCTCTTCAGGTGGTAATGCCTCATACCAACTTTCCCAAAGTAACCTGGGTGAGATTTGTCAAAGTTGATccggtggtgatgcatgcctacAGCATTCCCGCGGCCGCCTGGGTGCTTGCGGTGCTTACCGATGCGGCCGTGGCCGTGGCTTACATGGCCCCGGCTTACGTGGCCCCGGAGTTTCCGGGTCTTCCTCAGTCTGGATGGCATGACAGTGGTGAAAGGGAAAAGGgcgcagtcagtgttcttaaccgctgagccatctctccagtccactctGCCTGTTCTTTAGTCAGTTACTTAAATATTCATCCATTCTTGAGAACCTTACTTCTGCTTCGAATAGCATCTCCACACCAGAACTCCCAAATCTCTATCCACTGACTCAGCCCCTGATCTGGAGCCAGACCTCTCAACCTTGGTTTTTTGCTTCCTCAACTCAGATTATCAGCATTTTCTTACGACCATGCTACACATTAATTAAGAGTCCCGAGAAGAAATTTCAACAGTCACATGAAATTCAGAGAATTTATCTTACtggtttcaaaataaatgaaacaaaagcatatcactacagaaataaaattcaCTGTATTTAACCAAATTATAATCTGGAGAGAACAAAAGAGCAGAGCTGATATTAAATagacccctcccttccccttttgtAGCTTTGACAGTGgctctggaggaatttctttctggtTTAAGTTGGGACTTTTGAACTAACTGCTTTTGGGTGAAATGCACCTAAAGTGGTGGAAAGAACAAATACCTCTTTTTACCAAGGGAGAGGATATAATTGGTGGTATTCCAAAAGAGAAAACTCTTCATGGTTTCCCATTGAATTTATATTTTGGATAAGTAGAGCCCCGTTCCTAAAACCCGCTTCCCAGCAGGCTGAGCCACCATTCTTCAGGCTGCCCTGGCAATTAAGCTTTGCTCCCAGAGCCGACGTCCCACCCACCTCAACTCCAGTCAGCCTCTATCATTGCAAACAGTTGGCTAAGCCTTTTCTTAATGTCAGGCTCACGTGACACCTGGCAGGCCTTTGCGTGTACTCGGATGTGTTCAGCCAGTTTGGACTTATAAATGAAGCCCTTTCCACAGTCACCGCAGGCAAAGGGCCGCTCGGGCCTGTGGATGCGCTGGTGCCTGAGCATGTGACCCCTTTCCCGGAAGTTTTTATCACATTCAGGGCAGTGGAAAGGTCTCTCGCCTGTATGCAGGCCCTGGTGGCTGAGCAGCTGAGCCTTCAATCGGAAGCTCTTGTTGCACTTGGGACACTGaaaaggcttctctcctgtatgtgtcCTCATGTGCTCCATGAGTTTAGACTGCTTGGCAAAGCCCTTCCCACACTGGCAGGAGAATGGCATCTGCCCGCCGTGCAGCAGCTGGTGTGCCTTCATGTCAGCCTTCACACGGTAGCTCTTGCCACACTCCGGGCACTGGAAgggtctctctcctgtgtgtagGCGCTGATGGCTAAGCAGCTGCCCCTTTAGGCGAAAGCTCCTGTCACACTCGGGACACTGGAAGGGCCTCTCTCCACTGTGGACGCGGAAGTGCTCTGTGAGCTTAGACTGTCTTATAAAGCCCTTGCCACATTCCCCGCATGAGAATGGCCTCTCCTTGCTGTGGATGCGCTGGTGGGCCTTCAGGACGCCTTTCAGGCGGAAGCTCTTGTGGCACTCGGGACACTGAAAGGGCCTCTCTCCACTGTGCACTCTCAGATGCTCACGGAGCTTGCACCGATGGGTGAAGGCTCGGCCACACTCGCTGCAGGAGAATGGCCTTTCTCCACCATGTTGTAGTTGGTGGGCCCTCAACCTGCTCTTCAAATGGAAGCGCAACTCACACCTTGTGCATTGGAAGGGTTTTTCCTCTAAGTGAAGCCGTTGGTGTCTCAGCAGCTGTCCCCTTTGGCTGAAGTTCCTTCCACATTGGGCGCACCAGAAAGATTTCTCCCCGCTGAGGGTTCGGGTGTGTTCTGTGAGTCCGCAATGCTTGGTGAATCCTTGACCACACTTTCTACAGAAGGCCGGTCTTTCTCCACTATGCCCGTGTTGGTGGACATTCTGCAGGCCTCTCGGGCAGAGGCGCTTGTTGCTTTCTGGACACTGAAAGgctttttctcctgtgtgtgccCTGCAGAGACCTACCTGCTTAGACGGTGAGAGGAAGCAGTTGCTACACTCTGTGCGTGAGCGGGGTCTGTCCTCACCTAGGATGCAGCCACACTGCAGGCCCTTCAGCTTGCTACCCAGGCGGCAGCAGTCCTCACAGTCCAGACTGGGGCCTGGATTCTGTCTCGAGGGCATACTGGTGTCTTCTCTCCAGAAGGCTGGCCTCTCTTGAATCTGCTGGCACAGGGCAACACTGCTATCCGTCAGGA includes:
- the Znf786 gene encoding zinc finger protein 786 isoform X2 translates to MRTNYETLISLDNRLPKPELISWIECGRELFSSWGEKQKLDEEIHCSVDDVHVHLAIEEQLIESSQQAVKSEVTRHSQLSPLESRHSSGLALGEREDTSLRRDEGISLVNAQTHCGEAVVSVVHSSSEAAQRRVLSSHRTRALPGLQRVSSWQSTQYSCPVCRENSWEKNHLVKQQKCHSKSRSCRVWKKVSRQADAKQLQCISCPECGKSFCLKQYLVSHPDIHSRKRPSQCPKCKMCFHREHTLLSHHLKDSCFQHPKCDASFLTDSSVALCQQIQERPAFWREDTSMPSRQNPGPSLDCEDCCRLGSKLKGLQCGCILGEDRPRSRTECSNCFLSPSKQVGLCRAHTGEKAFQCPESNKRLCPRGLQNVHQHGHSGERPAFCRKCGQGFTKHCGLTEHTRTLSGEKSFWCAQCGRNFSQRGQLLRHQRLHLEEKPFQCTRCELRFHLKSRLRAHQLQHGGERPFSCSECGRAFTHRCKLREHLRVHSGERPFQCPECHKSFRLKGVLKAHQRIHSKERPFSCGECGKGFIRQSKLTEHFRVHSGERPFQCPECDRSFRLKGQLLSHQRLHTGERPFQCPECGKSYRVKADMKAHQLLHGGQMPFSCQCGKGFAKQSKLMEHMRTHTGEKPFQCPKCNKSFRLKAQLLSHQGLHTGERPFHCPECDKNFRERGHMLRHQRIHRPERPFACGDCGKGFIYKSKLAEHIRVHAKACQVSREPDIKKRLSQLFAMIEADWS
- the Znf786 gene encoding zinc finger protein 786 isoform X1; its protein translation is MAGPAPFPLTFEDVAIYFSEQEWQHLEAWQKELYKQVMRTNYETLISLDNRLPKPELISWIECGRELFSSWGEKQKLDEEIHCSVDDVHVHLAIEEQLIESSQQAVKSEVTRHSQLSPLESRHSSGLALGEREDTSLRRDEGISLVNAQTHCGEAVVSVVHSSSEAAQRRVLSSHRTRALPGLQRVSSWQSTQYSCPVCRENSWEKNHLVKQQKCHSKSRSCRVWKKVSRQADAKQLQCISCPECGKSFCLKQYLVSHPDIHSRKRPSQCPKCKMCFHREHTLLSHHLKDSCFQHPKCDASFLTDSSVALCQQIQERPAFWREDTSMPSRQNPGPSLDCEDCCRLGSKLKGLQCGCILGEDRPRSRTECSNCFLSPSKQVGLCRAHTGEKAFQCPESNKRLCPRGLQNVHQHGHSGERPAFCRKCGQGFTKHCGLTEHTRTLSGEKSFWCAQCGRNFSQRGQLLRHQRLHLEEKPFQCTRCELRFHLKSRLRAHQLQHGGERPFSCSECGRAFTHRCKLREHLRVHSGERPFQCPECHKSFRLKGVLKAHQRIHSKERPFSCGECGKGFIRQSKLTEHFRVHSGERPFQCPECDRSFRLKGQLLSHQRLHTGERPFQCPECGKSYRVKADMKAHQLLHGGQMPFSCQCGKGFAKQSKLMEHMRTHTGEKPFQCPKCNKSFRLKAQLLSHQGLHTGERPFHCPECDKNFRERGHMLRHQRIHRPERPFACGDCGKGFIYKSKLAEHIRVHAKACQVSREPDIKKRLSQLFAMIEADWS